Proteins from a genomic interval of Xylocopa sonorina isolate GNS202 chromosome 4, iyXylSono1_principal, whole genome shotgun sequence:
- the Csp3 gene encoding chemosensory protein 3 — protein sequence MLAVYKWRGARTFLQLHLIAAKRFSRKIELFSTMKLHALFLLVLVVAVAYVTARPEETYTDKYDNVDVDQILKSERLFSAYYKCLMDEGKCTPDAAEIRKVMPDALETDCSKCTKTQKETVKKVIKHLVNDKPDMWTRLADKYDPDRKYRTKHENEAKEIGVKL from the exons ATGCTGGCCGTATATAAGTGGCGCGGAGCCAGGACATTTCTACAATTGCATTTAATCGCAGCTAAGAGGTTCAG TCGAAAAATTGAACTGTTTTCAACCATGAAGCTCCACGCGCTCTTTTTGCTTGTCCTGGTAGTCGCGGTCGCTTACGTGACTGCTCGCCCGGAGGAAACATACACGGACAAGTATGACAACGTTGACGTTGACCAAATCCTGAAGAGCGAGCGTTTGTTTTCGGCTTACTACAAGTGTTTGATGGACGAGGGTAAATGTACTCCTGACGCAGCTGAGATCCGAA AGGTGATGCCTGACGCGTTGGAAACCGATTGTAGCAAGTGTACCAAGACTCAGAAGGAGACAGTGAAGAAGGTGATCAAGCACTTGGTTAACGACAAGCCAGACATGTGGACGAGGTTGGCGGACAAGTACGACCCTGACAGGAAGTACAGGACCAAACACGAGAACGAAGCGAAGGAGATCGGCGTGAAGCTTTAA